The Magnolia sinica isolate HGM2019 chromosome 10, MsV1, whole genome shotgun sequence genome includes a window with the following:
- the LOC131258170 gene encoding aminopeptidase M1-B-like codes for MTWVSYLATDCSFSEWKIWTQFLDQTTQGLRLDWLAESHAIEEDRRGCSIEDAKVVCEPHILDQNLSMSKKTHNFFFLSFSEIGFGFFLPPVWKGFLDDQYTQ; via the exons ATGACATGG GTGAGCTATTTAGCAACTGATTGCTCGTTTTCTGAATGGAAAATTTGGACGCAATTTCTTGACCAGACTACTCAGGGCCTTAGGCTGGACTGGCTTGCAGAATCACATGCTATTGAG GAAGATAGAAGAGGCTGCAGCATTGAGGATGCCAAAGTTGTTTGTGAACCCCATATTTTGGACCAGAATCTGTCTATGAGTAAAAAGACCCacaactttttcttcctttcattTTCTGAAATTGGTTTTGGTTTTTTTCTTCCTCCTGTTTGGAAGGGATTCTTGGATGATCAATACACACAATAG